Sequence from the Paenibacillus tundrae genome:
TCATGAGGGATTGAAGTCCGATGTATTCTGGCCTCTATCCAATCGCAAAGAGTTGTTGCAAATGTCCAAGGACGACACAGCGAATCTCATTCAACACCTGATCCAATGTAGACAATACGACGTGATTATTCTAGATGGAGATTCAGGTTGGGATGGACGCAGTGAAGGGATCATCGAAACAGCAGATTCATTCGTATGGCTCATAGAGGATGAACTTGCTGCGATGCATCGCTGGGGGCAATGGATACAGTACGCTGAACGGGTGAAGCCGAACTGGATTGATAGTGTAATGGATCGTGCACGATTCGTGGTGAACAAGTATCGGGACAGTGTTGTGAATGCAACGCCCAGACCTGATCTGCATCTGGATGCCGTATTACCCTACATTCCATCCTGGAGGCAGATTAGTCAGGAAGAAGTACTGCTTAGCTCACCGATCTTTCAGCGAGAAGTGAAAAGGCTGTGCGCACTGCTGATGCAGAATGGGGACGAAGAACTAACGCAGACAGGTCGAATTCACCAGGGAATGGGAGGACGCTAATGACAGACTCATCCCTCAATAATCTGAACCGGGAAGAATTGTTCCAGCATATGCGCCAGGAAGTAAGAGCTGGACTGGATCTGACCTCATCTGCAGGAGACGAGGAGTTGTGGCAGGGTATTGAGCGGAAAGTGCTCTCTGATCCGAACCTGCATGACCTGACATCTGGAGAGCGACATACGTTGGTACAACGGCTATATGACTCTTTCCGTGGGCTAGATATATTACAGCCGCTTGTGGATCATCCCGATATTACGGAAATTATGATTAATAGCCATAGGGAGATATTTGTAGAGCAAGCAGGTGAAGTTAGCCGAATTACACTTGAATTCGAATCCAAGGAACGGCTAGAGGATATTATTCAGATGATCGTGTCTGGGGTAAACCGAATTGTTAACGAGTCTTCTCCAATCGTTGATGCCAGGCTTAAGGATGGTTCACGTGTCAATATCGTATTGCCGCCCATCGCATTGAAAGGGCCTACGATGACGATTCGTAAATTTCCGAGTGAACCGCTGACGATGTTGGATCTAATTCAGAAGGGCGCCCTGCATGAAGAGGCGGCTGAATTGTTACAACAGTTGGTACGTAGTAAACACAATATTTTTATTGGGGGCGGTACGGGTTCAGGGAAAACGACGTTCCTTAATGCATTATCTCAGTTCATTCCGGCTGATGAGCGGATTATTACGATTGAAGATTCGGCAGAGCTACAGATCGTGACTGTACCTAACCTTGTATCTATGGAGACACGTAATGCCAACACCGAAGGTAAGGGTGAAATATCGATTCGGGATTTAATCAAGTCTTCGCTACGGATGAGACCTAATCGTATTGTCATTGGTGAGGTTCGGGGTGCAGAGGCTTTAGATATGTTGCAAGCCATGAATACAGGACATGATGGTAGCTTGAGCACTGGGCATGCCAATAATATACGCGATATGATCAGCAGGCTGGAAACGATGGTTCTTAGTGGTGCAGATCTTCCGATCGCTGTTGTGCGGCAGCAGATTAGCTCAGCAATTGATATCTTTGTACATCTGTCCAGGCTACGTGATCGATCACGTAGAGTAACTGAAATTAGTGAGGTTATAGGTATAGAGAACGGGGAAGTGTTGCTTAACCCTTTGTTTCGTTTCCAGGAGCAAGAAGAACGTGAAGGTAAGATCATCGGGGGACTGATACAGGTTGGCATGCTGAGTCGAATCGACAAAATTCAGATGGCTGGCTTGGGGGATTGGTTTGAAGAATACATAGAACGAACAAAGGAAAACCATTCGCTGAAAATTGAATTTGCGGATAACAACGTTAATTAGATATTCGATATTGTTTGGAAGGTGATTAGTTTTGGCGGAAGCTAGACAAGCATTGACTGATTACACCGTATTCACGCTATCCCGGAGACAGCGATTTACCTGCATGTTGATCAGTGGATTGTTATTTTTCGGTATCGGGATTCTATTCTATCATCACTGGTTGGTTGGCGTCATCTTAGCTACAGGGTGTATCTGGGTGCCTAAACATTGGACTAAGGTGTTGTTGGAACGAAGGAGAACAACGCTCAGTCTACATTTCAAACAGGCATTATATGCATTGTCTTCTGCGCTGGCTGCCGGAAAATCGGTTGAGAATGGATTTAAGGAATCCGTTGAAGATTTACGTATGTTAAACCCTGAAGCAGATACGGATCTTATTCGGGAATTTACTATTCTTCGGACACGGATGGAGTATGGACAGCCTATTGAGGAAGCGTTGCAGGATTTTTCTGATCGGGCGCAGGTTGAGGACATTACTAATTTTGCCGACGTGTTTATTACTTGCAAACGTACAGGTGGTGACCTAGTCGAGGTTGTCCGGCGAACGTCTTCGGTAATCGGAGAAAAGCTAGATATTCAGCAGGATATTATGGTTGCCATAGCACAGAAAAAGTTCGAATCCAAGGCGATGTTTGCCGCACCATTTATATTTCTTATTTTTCTTAATTTGACTGCAAAGGATTTTATGGAACCTCTATATAGCGGCATGGGATATCTAATCTCCACAGGTGCTTTAGCACTGCTTGCCTGCTGTTATCTATGGATTACACGAATTATGGATATCAAAGTATAGGGGTTGAAACTTTTGATTACGAGGGCTGGCTGAACACGGACTACATGATAAGGAGTTGAAACGATGCTACTTCCCGTCATATTCGGAGGAATGCTCGGGATTGGATGGCTGATACTGGATCGTACCCAAGGACAGACCTACCGCCATTTACGCAAGCTGGAGATGGAAGGATTACGATTCAAGAAACTGCACGCTCCATTCTTGTTTCTATTGGATAAGTTTGAGGTGGGACGTCGATTGCCTGTTGTGATGTTCCGTATGCAGCATGCCATTCAGAAGATGTATGGCATACAGCACAGTGGAGAGAAAACGTTGCTCTATAGTGCTGAGATGCTGACGTATACCTGGCTGATGTTGTTGGTGGGGTGTTTGTTGTCCCTTGTTGGGGATATAGGCATTGGTGGATTGGCAGGCGGTATAGTACTCGGTGCTCTCCTACCATTTGCACTATATAAGGATCTCAGCAGTAAGGTGCAACGCAGAGATCAGGATATTTTGGTGGAATTACCGGAGCTACTGAATCGAATTGTTTTATTGGTTGGTGCTGGAGAGACGGTACAGCGTGCCATTATGCATTGTGTTGCCAGTCAGGGGGAACGAGATCATCCATTATATAACGAACTGCGGAAGACAGCCCACGACTTGCATAACGGTTATTCGTTTCAACAGTCGTTCGAGCAGTTCAGCCGGCGCTGTGGCGTACAGGAAGTAACGATTTTCACAACAACCGTGTTACTTAATTTCCGGCGTGGGGGAGGTGACTTTGTATTGGCGCTGCGGGATCTTTCGCATGTGTTGTGGGAGAAACGTAAGGCTGTTAGTCGGGCGAAGGGGGAACAGGCTTCTTCCAAACTTGTGTTTCCAATGGTACTGATCTTTTTTACGATCGTTGTGATGATTGGGGCACCTGCTTTTATGATGATGAATATGTAGGAGGAATTGGGATGCTGGAATTAATAAATAGCAAGGTTAATGGATTTTGGAAGGAAGAGGATGGGCTGGGTACGTTAGAACTCATCTTGATTATCGGCGTTATTATCATCATTGCATTGATATTCAAAGATAAAATATCTGAATTGGTCAAAGACCTTCTTGGCAAGGTGGATACCAAAAGTGATGAATTCTTCCCAGGATAACCGGAGGAATAAGGAGGAGGGGAGCTTCACGATTGAAGCCTCCCTAGTCTTCCCAGTTGTGTTGTTTACGCTTGTTATCCTGCTTTTCTTCAGCATGTATATGTATCAAAAAACGTTCTTGAATCAGCATGCATATGCTGCATCCGAGCGAGCCGCTTACAGCTGGGATAATAGTCATAAGCAAGCGATGACCGGAGAGTTTGCAACGGGGGAGTACGACAACCTGTACTGGAGATTAAAGGATGACCAATTGCTCGGTGCACTATTTGGGTGGGCAGGAGCTGACAATCAAGTTACGGTTTCGGTGCCGGCCGGTGAAGGTGGTAGCTTATCTGAACAAAAGTTATCTCAAGCAGTTCAAGGCATGCCCACGGCTATGAATGGAACGATTGAATACCAGAATACGCTGATCCAGCGTAAGGTAACGACCAAGCTTGAACAGATGATATCTCTGCCGCTACCTTCTTTTTTGTTCGATTCAGGTAACAACGTGTTTACAACTGCATCATCTGAGGTGGTTGAGCCGGTAGAGTTCATTCGAACGGTAGATTTAATTCGTTATTATGGAGCCAAGTTCAAAGGCAAAGGTGGAACCGGAGATAGCAACGCTGCGGAAGCGGGTCAAGTCGTGCAATATTTTGGGAACCGTAAAAAGTGACAGAAGGAGGGGGGGGACGCTGTTTAGAAAAAAAGATGGTGAAGCGGGAGCCGTAACACTTTTTTTAATATTAATTTTGGCAGGCGTGTATATGTTTGTTGCTGTGTTCATTGATTATGCTCGCATAGCTGCTTTCAAAGTGCAGGCTGAACGTATGACACATGCTGCTCTAAGGTCTGTCATGTCGGCATATGACCCATCACTGCGCGAATATGGATTATTCGCTTATGGAGATAGTAGCAGCGAAGCAATTATGGCTAAGGTGCTGAATGACAGTGTGAAGCCATCTGCGGTGAAGGATGGTTTTCCGATTCTTGATATCCAGTGGGATACAACATCTTTAAGTATGGATCGGGAATTAGGTAAATACGAGATATTCAACCGTCAGATTCAAGAAGATATGAAATATCGAGCACCTGTCGACTTTACCCTTGAAGTGGTCAATCGTTTCAAGCCAATGTCAGAGGACTTGAAGGAAGCAGCACATACAGTGGATTTGCTCAAAAAATTGCAGAAGCTATATGACAAGCGAGAAAAATTGTTAGATGAAGCGATTGAGAATCAGACAGAATCGGCGGAAAAGCTGAAAAATCTTCCGGATCTGATCATGAAGCCGCCTTCGTCTGCCATATATGATGAGATGCTAAGAGAAGCACCAGAGACTGCTGCTGAAGCTGCAGCCCGTTACGCTGATTATCTTAATAAAAAGCAAATCGACGAGGGTCTGCCCTTCACCCAGCAAATGTACATAGTAGAACTGGGTCGTTATCAAACAGGGGTCGGCAAGGTCGCGACAGGTATAAGCATGACTATTCAGCCTGCTTATCAGACGCATCAGACCAAACTGGAGGAAGCGCAGGCCAAGATCGAAGAGGCTCGCCAGATTAACGAAGAGATGAAGCGAGTTATAGCTGAGGGAGAGAATCGTTCACAGAATGCCAGCTACGATAACGTAGGTAATTCAACGCTGCCTGGCGCGAGCCCTTCATCTGCTGGACGAGGTGACGAGGCCAGAAGTACACGTTCCCTTGCTTCTGAACTTGTGAGAGCTGATTCTTTATTCGATCAATTGAATGCGCGAGTTCGTTCACAGACGTCAGATTTCAGTCACGTTCGAACGGATAGTATGGAACTCAATATGCAGCTTCATAGTGTCACGGCTGTAAACGGTGTGGCAATTAAACCCGCAGTTACACAAGCAAGTCGGACTACAGAGCAGTATATGAATACCTACGTACGCAGCGGCTCGTCAAACGTCATTATGCAAAGTAAAAAGCAGCTTGAAGAGGGTCGAGGCTCGGATGCTCAGCGTAAAGCGAACGACAAAGAATCGAAAGGCAAGCTAAAGGAAGTTAAACGTATGTTGTCACAGATTGAAAAGGGCAGTTCAGGATCGAAGGAAGCATTCAAGCAATTAGAGACGTACTACAACGCAAATATTGCTTTTAATGAGGCGAGTCGTGAAGAGGCTAAAAAAGCTGAAATTGATGGAGATCCTTACGATTCTGGCGGCAATGCCATGAACGGGATGGACAGTTTGTTTGGTGGGATGTCAGGACTACTGGACAGCCTCGGGGATGAGTTATTCCAAAATGAGTATGCGCTGGCCTATTTCAATTCGGTGGATTTTGGACAACTGTTTAGTTGGACTGAGGGCAGTGGAGATGCAGGTGATGTCTTTAAGCTTGAGAATCAAGAGCTGGAGTATATCGTTTACGGTTTCCATAATCCTTCAGGTAACATTGCGGCTGCATATGCTGAGATCTTTGGAATGCGACTGGCAATTCGCACGGCGGAAGGTTTAGTGAAGAATAGCAAATTAGGCAACCCGCTTCTGGTACTCTCCGCAGCTATTTTATATGGAATTACACATGCGATTGCAGACATGGTGGCTCTTGCCAAAGAGGGTAGCGTAGAATTGTCCGATTATATCAAAGTCAAATTGACATACCGCGATCATCTCAGGCTGTTTCTGCTAATGCATAGCAATAATGAACGGAAAATGTCCCGGATGCTTGCGCTGATCAGGATGAATACGGGTGTGAACCCAGACGAGAAGCAGACCTATGCGTCTAGCACGATACGAAGCAGCATCAAATTATGGTTCCTGCCTGGCGTCGCCAAAAGTATAGGTGCGGTATTAGGCAGTGCAGATGAGGTTGAGGATGGACGACTTTTCATTGATCGGAAGGCGGATTATTCCTACTGAATAATGAGGTTCGTTCTGGTGGAGGGAATATGGATAAGCACTATCAGCAGTATCAACAGCAGGCTCAGCAAGAGAGAATGTTGGAACGATTGCAGGCACGCCTAACACAGATCAACAGACTAGAGCGTTTGAAAAATTTAAAATCGTTGAGAGAGCGTAGCCATTCTCTGAAAAAGGAACAGGGTAGCATCGTGCTGGAAGCTTCGTTAGTGTTACCTGTATTTTTGTTCTTTGTCATGTTTCTGATCTACATTGTGCAAATGACACTAATATCTACTGCGCTACAAAGTACAGCAGGCGAAGCCGTGAAACAGCTCTCTACCAAGATCTATCCCGTATCTCTTGTATTTACCCCTTCTGATTCAGCTGGCAGCGGAAGCAGTGATTCCGGTACTGGTTGGAAAACACCTGAGTTATCCCTCACAGAGTGGGCAGAAGGGTATGCATCTTCGCTACCTGAGCCCCTTAGTGACTGGGTACGGGCAGCAGCAGCTCGAGGGGAGCAGCCTTTGCAGGAGATCAAAACATCTGTACTAGAAGCTGTACTTGACCCAGTTGTAAAGCCGCTGCTTAAACCCTTCATGAATACTTCTCTACTGGATTATGAACGAGTACATGTGAATGGGGTGTCTATCCCTAATCTTAAAAACAAGACCAATCCGTATTTCAGACTTGAGTTAAGTTATGATTTGCCTCTCAAGGTACCTTTTCTCGGCAAATCGCTACGCATTCAGGCTTCTGCCGCAGAACGATTATGGATTGGAGATACAGGAGAGGGCACTGACGGTAGTGGAAATGGCACAGATTCAACAGGTTCTGTTACGGTGTTGTCCAAGCCAGAGCCTGCATACATAGGCAATAATGCCATGATTAAGGTTAAGGTCGAGCCTGGAACCACGGCGAATCTGACGATCTTTTACAAGTCGGGGGAAAGTACAGCCAAGCACATTGGTTGGGCAACTGCAGATGAGAACGGCGAGATTCAGTGGGAATGGTTTGTTGGGACACGTACAACGGAAGGCACGTGGACGTTTGTTGTAGAGACAGCGGATGGTGTTGTGATGGAAACGGCGTTCGATGTTGCCTCAAGAAAGTAAAAGAAGTGAGTGTTCAAGAAATCGGTTTTCTTCAGTACCACTCTAGAAGGGAGGAGAGTCAGAAGTGACATGGTTCTCTATGATATGTGGTATCTATGTACTCGCTGCTTTTGTTACAGACGTACGTTCAATGAAAATTCCTAATCGGCTGACGTTGCCTGTAACAGCAGCAGGGCTCTTAGCGCATACGATCTGGCAGGGATGGGAAGGGTTCATATTTTCAGTAACAGGCTTTGGTGTATGTTTT
This genomic interval carries:
- a CDS encoding CpaF family protein, with translation MTDSSLNNLNREELFQHMRQEVRAGLDLTSSAGDEELWQGIERKVLSDPNLHDLTSGERHTLVQRLYDSFRGLDILQPLVDHPDITEIMINSHREIFVEQAGEVSRITLEFESKERLEDIIQMIVSGVNRIVNESSPIVDARLKDGSRVNIVLPPIALKGPTMTIRKFPSEPLTMLDLIQKGALHEEAAELLQQLVRSKHNIFIGGGTGSGKTTFLNALSQFIPADERIITIEDSAELQIVTVPNLVSMETRNANTEGKGEISIRDLIKSSLRMRPNRIVIGEVRGAEALDMLQAMNTGHDGSLSTGHANNIRDMISRLETMVLSGADLPIAVVRQQISSAIDIFVHLSRLRDRSRRVTEISEVIGIENGEVLLNPLFRFQEQEEREGKIIGGLIQVGMLSRIDKIQMAGLGDWFEEYIERTKENHSLKIEFADNNVN
- a CDS encoding type II secretion system F family protein, yielding MAEARQALTDYTVFTLSRRQRFTCMLISGLLFFGIGILFYHHWLVGVILATGCIWVPKHWTKVLLERRRTTLSLHFKQALYALSSALAAGKSVENGFKESVEDLRMLNPEADTDLIREFTILRTRMEYGQPIEEALQDFSDRAQVEDITNFADVFITCKRTGGDLVEVVRRTSSVIGEKLDIQQDIMVAIAQKKFESKAMFAAPFIFLIFLNLTAKDFMEPLYSGMGYLISTGALALLACCYLWITRIMDIKV
- a CDS encoding type II secretion system F family protein → MLLPVIFGGMLGIGWLILDRTQGQTYRHLRKLEMEGLRFKKLHAPFLFLLDKFEVGRRLPVVMFRMQHAIQKMYGIQHSGEKTLLYSAEMLTYTWLMLLVGCLLSLVGDIGIGGLAGGIVLGALLPFALYKDLSSKVQRRDQDILVELPELLNRIVLLVGAGETVQRAIMHCVASQGERDHPLYNELRKTAHDLHNGYSFQQSFEQFSRRCGVQEVTIFTTTVLLNFRRGGGDFVLALRDLSHVLWEKRKAVSRAKGEQASSKLVFPMVLIFFTIVVMIGAPAFMMMNM
- a CDS encoding Flp1 family type IVb pilin; the protein is MLELINSKVNGFWKEEDGLGTLELILIIGVIIIIALIFKDKISELVKDLLGKVDTKSDEFFPG
- a CDS encoding TadE family protein translates to MNSSQDNRRNKEEGSFTIEASLVFPVVLFTLVILLFFSMYMYQKTFLNQHAYAASERAAYSWDNSHKQAMTGEFATGEYDNLYWRLKDDQLLGALFGWAGADNQVTVSVPAGEGGSLSEQKLSQAVQGMPTAMNGTIEYQNTLIQRKVTTKLEQMISLPLPSFLFDSGNNVFTTASSEVVEPVEFIRTVDLIRYYGAKFKGKGGTGDSNAAEAGQVVQYFGNRKK
- a CDS encoding TadE/TadG family type IV pilus assembly protein; translation: MDKHYQQYQQQAQQERMLERLQARLTQINRLERLKNLKSLRERSHSLKKEQGSIVLEASLVLPVFLFFVMFLIYIVQMTLISTALQSTAGEAVKQLSTKIYPVSLVFTPSDSAGSGSSDSGTGWKTPELSLTEWAEGYASSLPEPLSDWVRAAAARGEQPLQEIKTSVLEAVLDPVVKPLLKPFMNTSLLDYERVHVNGVSIPNLKNKTNPYFRLELSYDLPLKVPFLGKSLRIQASAAERLWIGDTGEGTDGSGNGTDSTGSVTVLSKPEPAYIGNNAMIKVKVEPGTTANLTIFYKSGESTAKHIGWATADENGEIQWEWFVGTRTTEGTWTFVVETADGVVMETAFDVASRK